A window of the Xiashengella succiniciproducens genome harbors these coding sequences:
- the nusA gene encoding transcription termination factor NusA, translating into MEHINLIDTFSEFKELKNIDRVTLIRVLEDAFRSVLVKMFGTDENFDVIINTDKGDFEIWRNREVVADGEVVNENLQIALSQAKLIDEDYEIGEEVTDEVKFMDFGRRAILTLRQNLSARIMELQKDAVYNKYKERIGEIVAGEVYQIWKREMLVLDDEGNELILPKAEQIPSDFYRKGDAIRAVVARVEIRNNNPLIILSRTSEVFLERLFELEVPEIHDGLITIKKIVRQPGERAKIAVESYDDRIDPVGACVGMKGSRIHGIVRELRNENIDVINYTNNIQLFIQRALNPAKISSIKIFEDEKRAQVYLKPEEVSLAIGKGGLNIRLASQLTGYELDVYRETEEDEEEDVSLDEFADEIDGWVLDALKAIGCDTAKSVLDLPVEDLVKRTDLEEETIQEVISILRSEFE; encoded by the coding sequence ATGGAACATATTAATTTGATCGACACCTTTTCGGAGTTTAAGGAATTGAAGAACATCGACAGAGTTACACTTATCAGAGTGCTGGAAGATGCTTTCCGCAGTGTGCTTGTAAAGATGTTCGGTACAGATGAGAATTTCGACGTTATTATCAACACCGACAAAGGTGACTTTGAGATCTGGCGTAACCGTGAGGTTGTTGCTGATGGAGAGGTGGTCAATGAGAATCTGCAGATAGCTTTAAGTCAGGCTAAGCTGATAGATGAGGATTACGAGATAGGCGAAGAAGTTACTGATGAGGTCAAGTTTATGGACTTTGGCCGCAGGGCTATTCTTACCCTGCGCCAGAATCTTTCTGCTCGCATTATGGAGTTGCAAAAAGATGCAGTCTATAATAAATATAAGGAACGTATTGGCGAGATTGTAGCCGGTGAAGTATATCAGATCTGGAAACGCGAGATGCTGGTTCTTGACGATGAGGGCAATGAACTTATCCTTCCTAAGGCAGAGCAGATTCCTTCAGATTTCTACCGTAAGGGTGATGCCATCAGGGCTGTTGTGGCAAGGGTTGAGATTCGCAATAATAATCCGCTGATTATTTTATCACGTACCTCAGAAGTCTTCCTTGAAAGACTCTTTGAACTAGAAGTGCCTGAGATTCATGACGGGCTTATAACTATCAAGAAGATAGTACGTCAGCCGGGCGAGAGAGCTAAGATTGCTGTGGAATCATACGATGACCGTATTGATCCGGTAGGAGCATGCGTAGGTATGAAGGGTTCACGTATCCATGGGATTGTTCGCGAGCTGCGCAATGAGAATATTGATGTAATTAATTATACAAACAACATTCAGCTATTCATCCAAAGGGCATTAAATCCTGCTAAGATATCCAGCATCAAGATATTTGAGGATGAAAAGAGGGCTCAGGTTTATCTGAAGCCTGAAGAAGTATCACTGGCTATCGGTAAGGGCGGATTAAATATTCGTCTTGCAAGTCAGCTTACAGGATATGAGCTGGATGTATATCGTGAAACAGAGGAAGACGAGGAAGAAGACGTTTCATTGGATGAGTTTGCCGATGAAATTGACGGTTGGGTATTAGATGCACTTAAGGCTATTGGCTGTGACACAGCCAAGTCGGTGTTGGATCTGCCTGTTGAAGATCTTGTTAAGCGTACAGACCTGGAGGAAGAGACTATACAGGAAGTCATTTCCATTTTGAGGTCTGAATTTGAATAA
- the rimP gene encoding ribosome assembly cofactor RimP: MSRGLEVPYFITSNELVTMLSRGRILDIIQQKIDDDGYFIVDVDIKQGGRIVVAIDGDHGVGIDYCVEISRLIEGSLDREEEDFELEVSSPGIGQPFKVHRQYVKNIGRQVEVLTKSGEKYSGELLSVNDGGFVIKEEKIVKPEGKKKKELQIIEHPFNFEELKSVKEILKF; encoded by the coding sequence ATGAGTAGGGGACTTGAGGTCCCCTATTTTATTACCTCTAATGAACTAGTAACTATGCTGAGCAGGGGAAGAATACTGGATATTATTCAACAGAAGATAGACGATGACGGTTACTTTATCGTTGATGTTGACATAAAACAAGGGGGCCGCATTGTTGTTGCAATTGACGGGGACCATGGTGTTGGAATTGATTACTGTGTAGAGATTTCACGCCTGATAGAAGGATCATTGGATAGGGAGGAAGAAGACTTTGAGCTTGAGGTTTCTTCACCTGGAATTGGTCAGCCATTTAAGGTGCACCGTCAGTATGTGAAGAATATTGGTCGTCAGGTTGAAGTGCTTACTAAGTCGGGTGAGAAATATAGCGGAGAACTGCTTTCAGTAAATGATGGTGGTTTTGTTATCAAGGAGGAAAAGATTGTAAAACCCGAAGGAAAGAAGAAGAAAGAGTTGCAGATCATTGAGCATCCGTTTAATTTTGAGGAGCTTAAGTCAGTTAAGGAGATATTGAAGTTTTAA
- the thiL gene encoding thiamine-phosphate kinase: MSETRSLSDLGRFGLTEYIFEKCRKAGASGRNSDDDAILLTEEETLSTSVLFLEGINFDLIYTPLQHLGYKVITAAVTNILAMNGRPSGLSVSLGISNKLNLQMIEQLMDGVFSACRHYGVSLEAFKPAPSLTGLTIAATLTGKVRDGAQYKRSGAQETDVICVSGDLGAALLGLHLLEREKKVLKSSDSQQPEFGDNDYVLRRQLKPEARVDVIEKLTERGIKPTAMTAVTEGLATSLLLLCRASDKGCRIYESKLPIHQKTLKASSELNYNPLIAALNGGEDYELLLTLPLKVYEAESSFVSGFLTPIGYINEASKACRMIITSNEETDLKSPGWGKLYQ, encoded by the coding sequence ATGAGCGAAACGAGATCCCTTTCAGACCTTGGCAGGTTCGGCCTGACCGAATACATATTTGAAAAATGCCGGAAGGCAGGGGCCTCCGGCAGAAATTCCGATGATGATGCAATTCTGCTTACTGAAGAAGAAACCTTGTCAACATCTGTCCTTTTCCTCGAAGGTATCAACTTCGACCTGATCTATACCCCTCTTCAACACCTCGGTTACAAGGTCATTACTGCTGCTGTCACAAATATCCTTGCAATGAACGGCAGACCTTCCGGCCTGTCGGTAAGTCTTGGAATCAGCAACAAGCTCAACCTCCAGATGATAGAGCAACTGATGGACGGAGTGTTTTCGGCCTGTAGACATTATGGTGTCAGCCTTGAAGCCTTTAAGCCGGCACCTTCACTCACAGGACTTACAATTGCTGCAACTTTGACAGGGAAAGTCCGGGACGGAGCTCAGTATAAACGTTCAGGTGCACAGGAGACAGATGTAATCTGTGTTTCAGGGGATTTGGGGGCTGCTTTGTTAGGCCTGCACCTTCTTGAAAGGGAAAAAAAAGTGTTGAAGTCAAGTGATTCCCAGCAACCTGAATTTGGCGATAACGACTATGTGCTTAGACGCCAGCTTAAACCTGAAGCAAGGGTAGATGTAATTGAAAAGCTGACTGAACGTGGAATCAAGCCTACAGCAATGACTGCTGTCACTGAGGGACTGGCCACTTCCCTGCTATTGCTCTGCAGAGCTTCTGACAAGGGGTGCAGAATTTATGAAAGCAAACTGCCTATACACCAGAAGACACTAAAGGCCTCATCGGAACTTAATTACAACCCGCTTATTGCAGCACTCAATGGTGGTGAGGATTACGAACTACTGCTAACTTTGCCACTAAAGGTTTATGAAGCCGAAAGCAGTTTTGTGAGCGGATTCCTTACTCCTATCGGATATATCAATGAAGCATCCAAAGCATGCAGGATGATTATTACAAGCAACGAGGAAACAGATCTCAAATCACCCGGATGGGGCAAACTATACCAATAA
- the ruvA gene encoding Holliday junction branch migration protein RuvA, giving the protein MYEYISGKIVEHGPAHVVIENNGLGYFISISLYTFEQIRDKKEVTLLVHEQIREDAYNLFGFSGREERELFRHLISVSGIGANTARMMLSSVSPGELTTAILSGNTSLLQGIKGIGAKTAQRVIIELKDKIGKSSVDEMKLFAGPNNTVREEALSALVMLGFVRGASQKVVDKILAAQPELSVEQLIKASLKML; this is encoded by the coding sequence ATGTACGAATATATCTCAGGAAAAATAGTTGAGCATGGTCCTGCTCACGTGGTAATTGAAAACAACGGCCTCGGTTATTTTATTAGCATATCCCTGTATACATTTGAGCAGATCAGAGACAAAAAAGAGGTGACTCTCCTGGTTCACGAACAGATTAGGGAAGATGCATATAATCTTTTCGGTTTTTCTGGCAGGGAAGAAAGGGAACTGTTCAGACACCTGATATCTGTTTCGGGTATTGGGGCCAATACAGCACGCATGATGCTATCCTCAGTATCTCCGGGTGAACTGACAACTGCCATTCTAAGTGGGAATACTTCATTGCTTCAAGGGATAAAGGGCATTGGTGCAAAGACGGCACAGAGGGTGATTATCGAACTGAAGGACAAGATAGGAAAATCAAGTGTCGACGAAATGAAATTATTTGCAGGACCAAACAATACAGTAAGAGAAGAAGCGTTATCAGCTTTGGTGATGCTAGGTTTTGTGCGCGGTGCCTCGCAAAAGGTAGTTGACAAAATATTAGCAGCACAACCGGAACTAAGCGTTGAACAACTGATCAAGGCAAGCCTGAAAATGTTGTAA